In Leptotrichia sp. oral taxon 221, the DNA window GCGTTTTAGAGCCGTATCCATAACTTCTAGCTTCTTCAGTTATTGCCAAATAATCTAGCAAAACCAAGTCCTCATGTTTCAATGCAATTGCTAAACCTTTAAACTCATACGAATCTCTATTTTTCTCATCAGTTTTTTTCTTCTCGATTGAAAAGATCTCAAAATTCCCTCTCAATACTCCGATTAATATTAATCCAAATGGCTTTTTTTCCTCTTTTGGAAACGAATTTTGATATAATTTGTAAATATTTCTAATTTGTTTTATTGATTTTATTTTTCTTAATTCCAATTTAAACCTCTCCTTTTGCTAAAAACTAAAATTTACTTTTTCTTAATTAACAAAAAAGAGAAAACCTGTTGCATTATATCATGCAATCCTAATCAAAAGGTGGTTTTCTCTTTGTTATAAAGTTATTAACTAAATAATTAATTTATAATTTCTCCGCTTTTTTCAGATTTAACTTCAAAATTATAGTATGTGTCAACTGTATCAAGCATATAACCGTCTACACCCATATCATCTAATCGTTTTTGATAATCTTTTACGATTTTTCTCCATTCAGGACTCCAATATTTTACAATGTAATCGTCTGCCCAATTTGGATTTTCTCCCACAATCCAACTAGGTCTTGTAGCTTTATTTTTCCATTCAGGCTTCCAGGAATCTCTGTATCCTCCAGCTTCTCCAATACTAAAATATGCTATCACTATTCTCTTAGCTCCATTTTTCTTTCTCTTCAATGATTCTATTTGCTCTTTTGTCATATATTTTCCACTATGTGAAGGCTCGATTAACAACAAATCATAATCAGTATTTTTCAAATAATTATAAAAATCATCAACATCTCTAAATTCTTTTGGATTTAATAACACCAAGAAATTTTTTACATCATTCAAAGAATTTATATTATTCGAATTAAAATTTTGTATTGGCATATATGCTTTTTCAGCTCCAAATGATGGTAACAATTCATTTATAATATTTGTTTGATTAGATTTTACCAACAAATCTTCTCTCAATTTATTCCCTACTCCATAATTTATCGCAAAAATTGGTTTCCCTGCTTTTCTAATTGGATTTAAAATACTCAAAAGAAACTCATTTGACTCCTTTTTAGTCGGATGCGACAATTTTAGACCTTCTCCATAATAAAGTGATTCTTGTGTAGTTCCGTTCGTAACATTAAAAAAATCCTTGTCTATTTGATTATTACGATAATACAACAAATTCCCATTTTGTGTGATTAAATATTTATTCTTTGTTGTATTTGAACGCACTTCACGAATTAAATCTCTCATTCTGTCACGATAAATTTCACTTCCTGAAACATATTTTTTTGTATTTTCAACTTTTGAATTCTTATTGTCTTTTACATTTGTATTTGAGAAGCAATAACAAAAAATAAATAATGACAATATTAATAGTACTTTTTTCATATTCACCTCTTTTTTAATTAGATATATTTTAATATAAATATTTTTGTCTTTGTTTAGTTTATCCTATTATTTTAGTTTTTTTCTTTTAACTTGTGGATTGTTTGTAAGAAATATAGCGAAATTAGGATTTAAAAAGTTAAATATAATTGAAAATATATATTAATATGATAAACTTTATAAAATATTTTAAATAAAAAAAATAAGAAAGAAGGGATAAAAATGAAAAAATTATTGATTATTATTTCATTATTTATGACATGTATTTTCGGATTCGCAAATGCAAAGCCTCTTGATGTTGATGTAACAGAAGGTGCAAAATTACCAAATTTTGAATTAAGAGATTTTCATGGGAAATATACTAAAAGTAAAAAAATATTTGGAGATGGAAAACCAACACTTTTAATTTTTGCGGCTGAATGGTGTCCTTATTGTCAACGTGAATTAGCTGATGTACAAAAATTTTACGAAGAAAATAAAGATAATATAAATGTTGTAGTTGTATTCACAAGAAGAAAAACAAACTTATCAGCAACTAAAAAATATGTAGAAGATAGTAAATTTACTTTCCCTGTGTATTACGACGCTACAAATACTCTTATGACAGCCTTCAAAGTAAAAACTGTTCCATACAACTTGATTATCCAAAATTCAAGAATCCAAAAAGATTTGGGTGGATCAAAAAATTATGAAGAGTTGAAAGAAGCATTTTATTTGAATTATTAATTTAGAAATATTTTATATTTTAGACATCAACTATTGAAGGCTCTTTTGCAGGAGGAGTAGGATATACTTTTGATAGAGGAGCTTTCAAATTAGGATGGTAATCGAAATTTTTAAGGAGGTAAAATTTATGAATAAGAAATATCAAAATATGATAGTTATAATGGCTTCAATATCTTCAGCCATAATTGGTGGTAGAATAATTGATGAATATGGATGGGTTATAGGTTTAATAACAGCTGCAATTACAGGTGCTGTTGTTGGATTGCTTGGAAAAATTATATTAAAGTTTCTTAAAATTAACAGATAGATTAAATAAATACGTATTTATTATAAAATTATAGTCTTTAACCTAATCTTAATAAAAATTTTATTTGAATAGAGAGTTTCTAGTTTTTAGGAACTCTTTATTTTTAAAGAGAGAGAGGGGGAAAAAGACTTTTCCGATATTTAAGTTTTACAGAAGGATGAGAATGATTGTGGAGCTGCCTGTATATTAACAATAGCTAAGCAATATAATTCAAATTTTTCAATTGCCAAGTTACGGCAAATATTAGGAACAGATAAAAACGGAACTAATCTTGCGGGAATGATAAAAGGGCTTGATTATTTGGGATTTGATTCAAAGGCAGTGAAAGTTGAGGATAAAAAAATTGATAATAGTGTGTCTTTTCCTATAATAGCACATATTCAAACCACAAATAATTTTTTACACTATGTGGTTGTTCATGATTTATATTTATTTTGAAGGAAGAATTTAAAAACAGGATGATAAAACTACCATCCTGTACCATATATTATATTTTGAGTTTACACAAAATTTTGGACACTCTCCCTTTTTTTAATCAACTACAGTCATTATTCTATAATTGTTATGTGGATTTATTATTACTACTTTTTTAAGTTTTGTGTCGTAAGCATAAGCGTAATCCCCATCTTTGGCTACTTCTCTAAGAAATACTTTCTTTTCTAATCTTAATCTTACTTTTTCTTCTTTTATTGAATCAGAACTGTCTTGCTCTAGAGATTCATCGATATATTTTGTAACAAAATATCCTTTGCTGTCTTTTTGAATTTTAAAAGTATCAGCTGTATCTGTATAACTAAGTGTTTTATTCAAAAACTTTTCTGCATGCAACTTTCCATCTGTAGTAAATTTCTGATCTATTCCTTTTGCTAATCCGCCTGGAAATTCTTCACTTTGTGTAACAGCTTGAGTGTTATTTTGAGCAGTTGCTCTTCCATTTGCATAAGTTACTACTCCCATTGCTAATACTACCATTAGCAAACATAATTTTTTTAAATTTTTCTTCATAACAAATTCTCCTTTTTATTTGTTTTCAAAATATCAAATTTTTTATTCTGCTTCTTGATTAATGAAATTGTATCATAGAGTTTACAGGAATTCAATGTTGTTTTTTTGTGATTTTTTTGAAATTCTCTATCTCTAACACCTAATAATGATAAGCTCTGTCATCAATCTTTTCAAATTTCAAAACTTTCCCATCATTAGTAGTCAAAATCAAAAGATTATTATTAAATTCTATAGTTTTAGAATCTTGTAATAATTTTAAATATTCAAATTCAATTTTCATTAAATTTTCTGGTCCTGCCATTCTTGTAGAGCCAACTGGTCCGATTTTAATGCTGTTATTTTTTATTTCAAAACTTCCAAAATAGTTGTTTACTCCTGAATTTCCGTTTACTTTGTTTTCGTCGAAAGAAATTGTTATTTCTCCATCTTTTTCTGGGAGTGTTGTTTGTCCCATTTCCAAAAGTTTCCATTTTGTATTTTTTAATTTTTCACTTAAATCTAATTTTTGGAATGTCCAAATTTCTCCATTTTTATTTCTCAAACTTAAAGTTGTATTGCTATAAGTTATTCTTGGAGAATTTTGTAATATTTCTAAAAATCTTTGTTCAATTTTCATTAATTCTTCTGGACCTGCCATTAATGTTGTTGCTGCATTTGCAGTTAAAATTGAGTTATTTTTGATTTTATAACCTCCAAAATACCTGTTTACTCCTGAATTTCCATTAATTTTGTTGTCTGCAAAATTAATTGTGATGTTTGCATTTTGGGGAAATTCTTGTTCTTTTCCTCTTTTTATAATTTGTGATAATTCCCATGAAGTTTCGTTTAAGTTAATAATTTTCTTTTTAGTTTTTGCACTTAAAGAAATGCAACTTAGTAAGAAAACTGTTAAAATTCCGAATAAAATAAATGTCTTTTTCATTTTTATTCCTCTTTTCTAAAATTTTTTATCTAAAATCTTAAAATTTATATTTCTAATATTTTCAAATTTCTCTAAATTTTATAATAGACTTTAATTTAAGATTTTATGATTTATTCTTTTTATCTTTTCATCATAATAATATCACATCTTCATTAAACAAATATTAGAAGTTTTTAAAAATTAAATTTTCAAAATTTATTTATAATCTTTTTTCCAAAATAAATATTGAAACGAAAACCAATACAAATCCAATTAATTCAACAACAGAAAATCTTAATCCAAAAATTATTACTGATAATATTGCCGCAAGTACTGGCTCGAAGGCTGTCAATATCCCTGCAAGTGATGAGGAAATGTAGTTTAAACTTGCGATATAAATTAAATAGGCGATAGAAGTTCCTAAAATTACGACTATTGCTACTTGAATTATAGATTTTGTGTTTATATTTCCTTCTATTTTCCAAATTGGATGAACAATGTTTGAAACTATGCTTCCTATAATCATTCCCCAGCCAACTACTGTTATGCTTCCATATTTTTTTTAATAGTTTTTTTGGATAAATTGAGTAAAAGGCGATCATAATTGCTGAAAAAATTCCAATAAATAGCGCTTCTGGAGGGACAGATAAACTTGAAATTTTTCCTTTTGTCGCTATGAATACAACTCCTAAAACGGTCATAAAAAGTAAAATTAAAGTCGAAATTGCTGGAATTTTTTTATTTTTTACAGATTCATAAATAAATATGAAAAATGGTGCTGTAAACTGTAAAATTGTTGCAAATGAAACATTACTTAATTCGATTGTTCGAAAGTATGTGTATTGAACAAAGTACATTCCGGCCAGTCCGAATAGAATTATTCCAAGTGTGTCTCGCTTGTTTTCTAGTGGCTTTAAGACTGATTTTTTTTCAACGAAAATTACAATTAAAAATAGTAATATTCCTGAAATCAGAGTTCTTGTGGAAACTAGCCAATCTGATGAAAAATTGTATTTTTTAAAAAGGATTTCTCCTGAAATTCCTGAAATTGACCATAAACTTGAGGCTAAACTTGCCAGTATCACTCCACGCATTTTTTCTCTTGATTTTGTATCCATTTTTCGCCACCTTTTCCTTCTAAAATTTCAAATTAATTAATAACTGTCAATAATTTTTTCTCCATGCTTAGAAAGTTTGAAAACTCCGTTATCAACATAAATATATTTGTTTTTTTCAGCTTTGTCAATAACTTTTTTCAAAAAACTTTTGCTCCAACGCAAATGATTTTCAATAGTTTCAACTCCACACTCGTCTTTTTCCTTTTTAGTATTGGCGTGATTCGACAAATGAATTAACAAAATTCTTAGTGAAAATGCCATTTTTTGAGATTTTTTCCGATTTATTGTAAAAATCAAACCTTTTTTTGGAGAAAAAATTAATGTTAAAAGAAAAATTACTCCGATTGCAACGGCAATGCTTCCTGCGATTGAAACATCGAAAAGTCTTGCAAAATAGAAACCTGTGATACTAGCAAATGCTCCTAACAGTGTGCTTAAAATAATCATTACTTTTAGTTTGTCAGTAAGTAAGTAGGCTGTTATTGGAGGGCCTATCATGAAGGCTACGACTAAAATGGATCCAACTGCTTCAAAAGAGGCGACTGCTGTCATTGAAACTAGCGACATCAACATATAGTGGATTAATATTGGTCTCATTCCAAGTGTCAACGCCAATGCTCTGTCAAATACTGAAATTTTTAATTCTTTGAAAAAAATTGTTATGAATGATAGATTTACTAAAAAAATTATAGTAGTTGTTAGTAATCCTTTTGGAATGCTTAATCCGAAAATTGCTACTCGGTTAAATGGTGCAAAGGCTAATTCTCCTAATAATACTGAGTCAACATCCAAATGCACATTTTGAGCAAATTTTGAAAGCAAAATTACTGCAATACTGAATAATAGTGGAAAAATTACTCCAATTGCAGAATCTTCTTTAACAAGCCTTGTTGAATTTAATAGTTCCACAAGGTAAACCGTCATAACTCCTACAATTCCTGCACCGACGATTAATAAAGGAGAATTTAAGTCATGAACCATAAAAAATGCAACTACAATTCCAAGTAAAATCGTATGAGTGATAGCATCTGACACCATTGCCATACTTTTTAATACAAGAAAAGTCCCTAAAATCGAACAGGCACTCGCAACCATAATTGCAATTAACTGTATTTCCAACGCAAAATGTATCATTATTTATCCTCTCCTTTCGCCTCTTTTAATTTAGCTAGATTTAATTTTCTCTTTTGATTATTTCTTATAATTTTAAAAATAATTCCTCGCTTGTTTGAAAATAGAATACTGAAAAGCACGATTAAACTTATAATTACTACGATAATCGGTCCTGTCGGCAAATTTTCTTGGCTTATACTGATCAGTGTTCCAAAAAATCCTGATATACCGCCAAAAATCGCTGATAAAATTACCATAACTGAAAGTTTATCTGTCCATTGTCTTGCGGCAACTGCTGGAGAAATTAACATTGCACTTATTAAAATTACTCCTGCTGCTTGGATTCCGATTATTACAGTCGCTACGATTAATACGGAAATTAAAATTTCGATTTTTTTACTTGGAAACCCTAATGTTTTTGCAAAATCTGAATCGAATGAAACAAGCTTGAACTCTTTCCAAAATAGCATAATTATTGCTAAAAGTACAATTCCTGCAATAAAAATTACATTGACATCTCGTTCGATAAATGTCGACGCTTGTCCAAAAATAAATTTATTCAATCCAGATTTATTCGAGCCAGGTAATTTGTTCATGTAAGAAAGTAAAACTAATCCTAATCCAAAAAACACTGATAAAATCAAGGCTAACGCACTATCAAATTTTATTTTTGTATAATTTTGAATTAACTGAATTAATCCAATACAAATCACACCCGTTACCAATGCTCCGAATAACAGAACTTCTGTTTCCTTCACATTTGTGAATAAAAAGGCAAGGCATACACCAGGCAAAGAAGCGTGAGAAACTGCATCTCCAAGCAAACTTTGTTTTCGCAATACTGCAAAACATCCCAATATTCCTGACACCATTCCAAGCAACGAACACCCGAGTGCAACTGTTCTAAAAGTGTGGCCAATCATAAAATTCATATTAACTGCCCTCTCTTTCACTTAATTTTTTATTTTTGTAAGTTTTTTCAATGTTTTCTGGCGTGAAAATTTCTTCAACAGGCCCAGATGCAACGACAGACACATTTATGAACGTCACATAATCAAAATATTCTTTTACAGTCTGTAAGTCATGGTGTACAGCAATCACTGTTTTTCCTTCATTTCTCAATTTTTTCAGAATATCAATTATTGATTTTTCTGTCTTACTGTCTACTCCTTGAAATGGTTCATCCATAAAATAAATTTCAGCTTCCTGAACTAATGCCCTTGCCAGAAAGACTCTCTGCTGCTGTCCTCCCGAAAGCTGGCTTATCTGTCTGTCGGAAAATTCTTCCATTCCAACTTTTGCAATAGCTTCCTTTGTTTTTTCCTTATCGATTTTACTTACCCTCTTAAGCCATCCAACCTTTCCATAACGCCCCATTTCAACCACATCAAATACAGTCGTTGGAAAATCCCAGTCAACGCTCCCCCTTTGAGGAACATATGCTATTTTATTTCTTACTTTGCTGTACTTTTCATTATAAAATAAAATTTCTCCAGTAACAGGCTTTATAAGGTTGAGCATTGTTTTAATTAATGTTGATTTCCCGGCACCGTTTGGACCTACAATAGCCATCAGTACTCCCTTTTTTACATTTAATTCAACATCCCATAAAACAGGCTTATCTTCGTAGGCTACTGTCAAATCCTCCACTTTTATAATTATTTCATTGTTCTGTTTATTTCCCATACTATTTGCTCTTGTCATAACTTAACCTCTACATTCTTCTTTTTATCTTTATTATATACCTATTTTAATGCATTTGCAATTGTGTCTGCATTTGCTTTTACTGTTTTTATATAAGATTCTGTATTATGTTCCTTGTCTCCTAGTGAATCTGAATAAAGTTCCCCACCTATTTTTATTTCTTTTCCTTTTGCCTTTACCGCTTCCTGTAATGCTTCTATACTTTTTTTAGGTACTGAAGACTCTACGAAAATTGCCTTTATATCCCTTTCAACAATGAAGTTTGCCAAATCACTTATATTTTTAGTACCTGTTTCAGAATCTGTAGAAACTCCCTGTATTGCCTTAACTTCAAGTCCAAACTGTTTTCCAAAATATCCAAATGCATCATGGGCTGTTACAAGCACTCTACTTTTTTCAGGAATTTCATTAATTCTTCCTTTTACATATTCAGTAAGTTCAGCTAATTCTTTTTTATAGTTTTCATAATTCTGTTTATAATAGTCAGCATTTTTAGAATCCATTTCTGCTAATTTATTTGCCAATGCTTCAGCTTCTTTTCCCCAGAATTCTGTATTAAACCAGACATGTGGATCAGGTGTGTTTCCTTCCACCATTGTAACTTGACTTTTATCTATTGCTTCTCCTACATTAAGTATAGATTTCTTCTGTTGTTCCATACTTTCAAATACTTCTGTCATTTTACCTTCCAGATGAAGTCCGCCATAAACAATTAAATCAGCTTTTGAAAGTTTATCTACATCTCCTGCGCTGGCTGTATACAAGTGAGGATCTACTCCTTCTCCCATAAGCCCTTCAACTTCAACTTTATCTCCACCGATTATTCTGCTAAGATCAGCAAGCATTGTTGTTGTTGTAACAATTTTTATTTTTTTATCTCCATTTCCCGACTGGGCATTGTCTTTTGCTGCTCCACCTTTATTTCCGCAATTTACCAGTGCAAGTATCATTAATCCAAACATTATTACAAATTTAAAGTTCTTTTTTATATTTAATAGATTATTGTTCATATTCATCATTCTCCTTCATATTTTTTTCTATAAATTTCTATTAGTTTAGCCGCATCATATGCGATAATTTTTATTTTCTTATTACTATTTTCCAGATAAATAGGTCCATTAAAAGGATCTTTTTTTGTAACTTTATAACTTTCTTTTATTGTTATATCCATTTCTCTTAGATAGTCGTACAGTTCTATATTATCTTCTACACTTAATATTACTATCTCATCTTCTTCTGCTACTTCAGACAGTTTCATCATATTTTCTTCACTAAATTCATCACTGTCATAAAATATTGAACTTCCATGTGGACATTCTTTAGGATAGAAAAGAAATTTCTCAAGTTTTTGCAATAATTTTTCACTTGTCACATGTTCTAAAACTTCAGCTTCTTCATGTATCTCATCTTTATCATAACCCAGCTTTTCTACAAGAAACACTTCCCAAACTCTATGTTTTCTTATAATATTTACTGCAATATCACTTCCCTTCTTAGTAAGCTTTATATTCCTGCCTTCCAGGATTAGATAATTTTCATTTGAAAGTTTCTTTATCATTTCACTAACTGATGCAGGTGAAATATTGAGATATTCAGCTAAATTCTTATTTGAATACTGTTTTCTTTTTTTAAGGAGATATATTCCCTTTAAATAATCTTCTAAACTCTTACTCATTATACTCCTTTCTTTGACTTTATCTTTATCTCATTTTTTAGTCTTTCCTAATTTTAAATTAGGTCAACCTAATTACAAAATAATAGTACCACTTAATAATTTGATTGTCAATATAAAAATTAAAAAAAATATACTATATTACAGAAAGAAATGCAGAAAAGTAAATAAATAAAAAATATGAATTTAATTTCCTTATAAATAACAAAAACCTCCAAATGTTATACAGTTATTTTACTATATCTCATTTAGAGGTTTATATAAAAATTTTTACATATCATTTTTAAAATTAACTAATCCACTTAATATATCTTAATGATGTAACAGTATTGTAACATAATAAAATATTTTTATAAACAGACACGATTTTATATTTATAAAAATTTAAATTTATGATAAAACAAAATATAATCAACAAAAATGATTATTATGAAAAAATTTTCATAATAAAAAACCACCTTTTAATATGTTGCAAGTGGTTTTTTTATATATTATTTTCTCGCAGAAATCACATAAATTGGATTTTCCGACATCATCATGTTAAAATCCTTCACTTTTCTATTTTTTGCCACAATTATTTGAGAAATATCAATATCCTCAAACTTCGATTTTTTCAAGTATTCAAGTGCTTCAAATGTGTTTTCTAAAACGATAAAGTTCAAAGCGATTATTCCGCCTTCTTTTAAATTTTCATAAGAATAATTGATAATTTCTGATAAATTTCCACCTGAACCACCAATAAACACTTTATCAAAAGTTATTCCTTGTGGTAAATCTTCTGGTGCTTTTCCAGAAATTACAGTCATATTTTTTATCCCAAATTTTTCCATATTTTGTTTTATTAAATCAATGGCTTCCTCTTTTTGCTCAATCGTGTAAACATGCCCATTTTTAGCAAATCTAGCCATTTCAATACTTACAGAGCCAGTTCCACCACCAATATCAATACACACATCTTCATCAGAAATTTCCATTTTCGCAATACTCACCGCTCTTATTTCTTCCTTTGTCATTGGAACTTTTCCACGAATAAAGTCCTTATCTTTTATATGATACATTTTCTCTCCACTTCTTACATTTAATTTTTTTATTTTGTTAAAAACCTTATTTTTATTACAAAAACTTTTAACCTTTTTTATTTTTTCAAAATCACAACATTCATTCCAAATTTCTCTTCATAATTTGCCAACTCTTTTGCCTTAAAACGATAAATTTTTTCATTTTCATAAGACAAATTTTCCCCAACAAAAATTTTCACATTCTCAAAATTATTTTCTAACAATTTTTGAGCAATTTTTTGCGGCGTATTTTCTTTAAAATCAGTCAATAATCCAATTTTTTCATACTCATTCAATTTTTCCACAAAATCGAATTCCTTCCCATGAACACTGGCAATACAAGCATCATACCAATATTCTGAAATTTTTGCGAACATATATTGAACCGATGAAATTCCTGGCACAACTTCTAGCTCTTCACTTTCAAAATATTTTTTCATAAAAGTTAGAAGACTGTAAAATCCAGTATCTCCAGACACAATCACAGAAATCTTTTTATTTCGATTCTCATTTATGAAATCCAGAACTTTTTGCAAATCAGCTGAAATATAGCAATATTCCTTATTCTCCGCATACTCTCCCAAACTTTCAATATGCCGCTTTCCACCGACAATTACTTCCGATTCCTTAATTTTCTTCAAAACAATTGGTAATGTGTAGTCTAAATTTCCAGGTCCTAGACCTAAAATTTGTATTTTTTCCATTTTCCCTCTTTTCAAAAACTATAATTTTTTATTATGTTTTTTTCTTTAAAAATAAAAAACTAGAACTCTTTAAAAAAGTTCTTACTTTGCCCAATAATTTTTTTCTCAGCTGATAAAATCAACGTTTCTACTTCCAAGTCCCAGCCATTTTTTCTGCAATGTTCTTCACATTTTTGCTTTGCCTTTTCAGCTAGTAAATTGAAAACTTCCTTTTTTTCAATATATCCAGAAGCTTCTTCAGTCGTATTCGAATCTAAAATTTTGTAAACATTTTCCAACTTTTCGCCAACTAATAAAGCATTTGCAGCTAAAATTTCCATTTTTGCATCAGAAACTCGACTGTGTGTATGAAAAATTCCTCCTGCCACTTTCACAAATTTTCCCAATTCACCAATAAAATAAACTTTCTTAACTTCATATTCACAGGCTTTGTCAAACATATATCCAACAAAGTTACTGATTACAACCCCTTCTTCAGCTCTTTTAGGGAATTCCTTGCTCAAAAACATTTTTCCACGATTTCCAAAAAGAAAAATCGCTGTCTTTGTATTAAAATATGTCAAATTTTGCTTCAATTCTATTGCCAAAGAGGCTTTCCATGACTCTTCAGACATTGGTCGCACAATTCCCATTGTTCCAAGAATCGAGATTCCACCGATAATTCCTAACTTTGCATTCATTGTTTTTTTTGCAGCTTCCTCACCCAAAGGCACACTGATTTCAACATCAATACCTTTTCCCTCTGGAAGAAACTCCTCAACAATACTTGTCAACATTTTCATTGGTGTTGGATTAATTGCTGATTTTCCAATTTCTACAGGAAGCCCAACTTTTGTAACTTTTCCAACTCCTTTTCCTCCAAAAATATTGATTTTATTATCTTTTCTAAAACTCACTTTTGAAACAATCTCCAAACCATGTGTCGCATCAGGGTCATCTCCCCCATCTTTCACAACAGTCGCCATCGTATAATCCTTCATCTTTTCAAAAGATTTAATCCCAATTTTTATTCTCTCACCTGCTGGAACGTCTATTTCAACTTCTTCGATTTTTTCGACTTTTCCCAGCAAAAGTAACAATGCTGCTTTAGTCGCTGCCGTTGCTGAACTCCCAGTAGTATAACCATATCGCAATTTTCTACCGTTAAAATATACATAATTTTCCATTTTTTACTTCTCCAAAATTATATTAAAATATATCTGAAAATACTTAAATCAATAATTTATATTATCTTTCGTTATGAAAAAATAAAATATAAAAATTGAAATAAATTT includes these proteins:
- a CDS encoding endo alpha-1,4 polygalactosaminidase, coding for MKKVLLILSLFIFCYCFSNTNVKDNKNSKVENTKKYVSGSEIYRDRMRDLIREVRSNTTKNKYLITQNGNLLYYRNNQIDKDFFNVTNGTTQESLYYGEGLKLSHPTKKESNEFLLSILNPIRKAGKPIFAINYGVGNKLREDLLVKSNQTNIINELLPSFGAEKAYMPIQNFNSNNINSLNDVKNFLVLLNPKEFRDVDDFYNYLKNTDYDLLLIEPSHSGKYMTKEQIESLKRKKNGAKRIVIAYFSIGEAGGYRDSWKPEWKNKATRPSWIVGENPNWADDYIVKYWSPEWRKIVKDYQKRLDDMGVDGYMLDTVDTYYNFEVKSEKSGEIIN
- a CDS encoding TlpA disulfide reductase family protein, producing MKKLLIIISLFMTCIFGFANAKPLDVDVTEGAKLPNFELRDFHGKYTKSKKIFGDGKPTLLIFAAEWCPYCQRELADVQKFYEENKDNINVVVVFTRRKTNLSATKKYVEDSKFTFPVYYDATNTLMTAFKVKTVPYNLIIQNSRIQKDLGGSKNYEELKEAFYLNY
- a CDS encoding pantothenate kinase: MKKNLKKLCLLMVVLAMGVVTYANGRATAQNNTQAVTQSEEFPGGLAKGIDQKFTTDGKLHAEKFLNKTLSYTDTADTFKIQKDSKGYFVTKYIDESLEQDSSDSIKEEKVRLRLEKKVFLREVAKDGDYAYAYDTKLKKVVIINPHNNYRIMTVVD
- a CDS encoding META domain-containing protein, whose amino-acid sequence is MKKTFILFGILTVFLLSCISLSAKTKKKIINLNETSWELSQIIKRGKEQEFPQNANITINFADNKINGNSGVNRYFGGYKIKNNSILTANAATTLMAGPEELMKIEQRFLEILQNSPRITYSNTTLSLRNKNGEIWTFQKLDLSEKLKNTKWKLLEMGQTTLPEKDGEITISFDENKVNGNSGVNNYFGSFEIKNNSIKIGPVGSTRMAGPENLMKIEFEYLKLLQDSKTIEFNNNLLILTTNDGKVLKFEKIDDRAYHY
- a CDS encoding EamA family transporter, with translation MIIGSIVSNIVHPIWKIEGNINTKSIIQVAIVVILGTSIAYLIYIASLNYISSSLAGILTAFEPVLAAILSVIIFGLRFSVVELIGFVLVFVSIFILEKRL
- a CDS encoding metal ABC transporter permease, which gives rise to MIHFALEIQLIAIMVASACSILGTFLVLKSMAMVSDAITHTILLGIVVAFFMVHDLNSPLLIVGAGIVGVMTVYLVELLNSTRLVKEDSAIGVIFPLLFSIAVILLSKFAQNVHLDVDSVLLGELAFAPFNRVAIFGLSIPKGLLTTTIIFLVNLSFITIFFKELKISVFDRALALTLGMRPILIHYMLMSLVSMTAVASFEAVGSILVVAFMIGPPITAYLLTDKLKVMIILSTLLGAFASITGFYFARLFDVSIAGSIAVAIGVIFLLTLIFSPKKGLIFTINRKKSQKMAFSLRILLIHLSNHANTKKEKDECGVETIENHLRWSKSFLKKVIDKAEKNKYIYVDNGVFKLSKHGEKIIDSY
- a CDS encoding metal ABC transporter permease — protein: MNFMIGHTFRTVALGCSLLGMVSGILGCFAVLRKQSLLGDAVSHASLPGVCLAFLFTNVKETEVLLFGALVTGVICIGLIQLIQNYTKIKFDSALALILSVFFGLGLVLLSYMNKLPGSNKSGLNKFIFGQASTFIERDVNVIFIAGIVLLAIIMLFWKEFKLVSFDSDFAKTLGFPSKKIEILISVLIVATVIIGIQAAGVILISAMLISPAVAARQWTDKLSVMVILSAIFGGISGFFGTLISISQENLPTGPIIVVIISLIVLFSILFSNKRGIIFKIIRNNQKRKLNLAKLKEAKGEDK
- a CDS encoding metal ABC transporter ATP-binding protein gives rise to the protein MTRANSMGNKQNNEIIIKVEDLTVAYEDKPVLWDVELNVKKGVLMAIVGPNGAGKSTLIKTMLNLIKPVTGEILFYNEKYSKVRNKIAYVPQRGSVDWDFPTTVFDVVEMGRYGKVGWLKRVSKIDKEKTKEAIAKVGMEEFSDRQISQLSGGQQQRVFLARALVQEAEIYFMDEPFQGVDSKTEKSIIDILKKLRNEGKTVIAVHHDLQTVKEYFDYVTFINVSVVASGPVEEIFTPENIEKTYKNKKLSEREGS
- a CDS encoding metal ABC transporter solute-binding protein, Zn/Mn family gives rise to the protein MNNNLLNIKKNFKFVIMFGLMILALVNCGNKGGAAKDNAQSGNGDKKIKIVTTTTMLADLSRIIGGDKVEVEGLMGEGVDPHLYTASAGDVDKLSKADLIVYGGLHLEGKMTEVFESMEQQKKSILNVGEAIDKSQVTMVEGNTPDPHVWFNTEFWGKEAEALANKLAEMDSKNADYYKQNYENYKKELAELTEYVKGRINEIPEKSRVLVTAHDAFGYFGKQFGLEVKAIQGVSTDSETGTKNISDLANFIVERDIKAIFVESSVPKKSIEALQEAVKAKGKEIKIGGELYSDSLGDKEHNTESYIKTVKANADTIANALK
- a CDS encoding metal-dependent transcriptional regulator → MSKSLEDYLKGIYLLKKRKQYSNKNLAEYLNISPASVSEMIKKLSNENYLILEGRNIKLTKKGSDIAVNIIRKHRVWEVFLVEKLGYDKDEIHEEAEVLEHVTSEKLLQKLEKFLFYPKECPHGSSIFYDSDEFSEENMMKLSEVAEEDEIVILSVEDNIELYDYLREMDITIKESYKVTKKDPFNGPIYLENSNKKIKIIAYDAAKLIEIYRKKYEGE